The segment CCTGTTTCTATTCTTCCCGCCCCGGGACCTATGACAGTCACCTCTCCTAAGTGATCTGTAGCCACTGTCAATGCATTTGTAGGACCCATCACGTTACCTAAAGCATGACTAACGGGAATGAACTTGGGAGATACGCTTGCCAAAATCTCGTTCCCCTCTTTTCTGACCTCTGCAATTAATTTAATGCGCTCTCCTCCTTTTTTTGCCTTGATCACTTCTTCTTTTGTAACCTTTGTTATACCCTGTCGTGCGATATCAGTAACTTTAACATTCGCCCCAAAAAATAACTTCGCCATTATAGTCGCTTTTACTGCAGAATCCCAGCCTTCTACATCTGATGTCGGATCCGACTCGGCGTATCCCATTTTTTGCGCTTCCATCAAAGCTTCAAGATAGTCGTAGCCCTCTTCCATTTTGCTCAATATATAATTAGTTGTACCATTAACAATACCCGCTACGGACTTTACATCGCACCCGCTCATGCATTCCAACACCATATTTATGCAGGGCGTACCCGATAGAACTACACCTTCATATCTCAAACAAACACCATTTTCTTTGGCGACGCTTTCCAGTTCTTCCAAAGCTAAGG is part of the Acetomicrobium thermoterrenum DSM 13490 genome and harbors:
- a CDS encoding homoserine dehydrogenase, with the translated sequence MYALLWKIGIVGFGNVGQGLAHILNRKKEALQQRYDFEFLVTFIADPVRGSLFNEDGLDLDAVLKEMAQKGSLKDRPEFTAEGTLQLIERAKANIVAEATITNLESGEPGLSHMRKALSVGSHVVTSNKGPIALALEELESVAKENGVCLRYEGVVLSGTPCINMVLECMSGCDVKSVAGIVNGTTNYILSKMEEGYDYLEALMEAQKMGYAESDPTSDVEGWDSAVKATIMAKLFFGANVKVTDIARQGITKVTKEEVIKAKKGGERIKLIAEVRKEGNEILASVSPKFIPVSHALGNVMGPTNALTVATDHLGEVTVIGPGAGRIETGQALLSDILAIHRTCLCSVH